One stretch of Deinococcus taeanensis DNA includes these proteins:
- a CDS encoding family 1 glycosylhydrolase — translation MTYFMFATGIENSYPTVQGGRVRVDEMDKCGHYARWQEDFSLVRDLGLRYLRYGPPIHTTWTGPDRYDWTFADLTFGELRRRNITPITDLCHFGVPDWIGTFQNPDFPAQFARYARAFAQRYPWVQLYTPVNEMFICALFSAKYGWWNEQLTTDRTFVTALKHIVRANVLAMHATLQVRPDAIFIQSESSEYYHAASPQAIGPAEVLNAVRFLSLDLNYGHRVSSDMYEYLLDNGMTRDEYHFFLHGHLRHHCVMGNDYYVTNEHLVHPNGQTEASGEIFGYAVITRQYYARYRLPVMHTETNLCQGPAGDEAVRWLRKAWANVLQVRNDGLPVVGFTWYSLTDQVDWDTALRENNGRVGALGLCDLNRTVRPVGEAYRALIQAWRAVLPTQSVVLSLPLVPPGEGADQKA, via the coding sequence TCGTACCCCACCGTTCAGGGCGGCCGGGTCCGCGTGGACGAGATGGACAAATGCGGGCATTACGCCCGCTGGCAGGAGGATTTCAGTCTGGTGCGCGATCTGGGCCTGCGTTACCTGCGCTACGGGCCGCCGATTCACACCACCTGGACCGGCCCGGACCGGTACGACTGGACGTTCGCGGACCTGACGTTCGGGGAACTGCGGCGGCGGAACATCACGCCCATCACGGACCTGTGCCATTTCGGTGTGCCGGACTGGATCGGGACCTTCCAGAACCCCGACTTTCCGGCGCAGTTCGCGCGGTACGCCCGCGCGTTCGCGCAGCGCTACCCGTGGGTACAGCTGTACACCCCGGTGAACGAGATGTTCATCTGCGCGCTGTTCAGCGCGAAGTACGGCTGGTGGAACGAGCAGCTCACCACCGACCGGACCTTCGTGACGGCCCTGAAGCACATCGTCCGGGCGAACGTGCTGGCCATGCACGCCACCTTGCAGGTGCGGCCCGACGCGATTTTTATCCAGAGCGAGTCAAGCGAGTACTATCACGCGGCGAGTCCACAGGCGATCGGCCCGGCCGAGGTCCTGAACGCCGTGCGGTTTCTGTCACTCGACCTGAATTACGGCCACCGGGTGAGTTCAGACATGTACGAGTACCTGCTCGACAACGGCATGACGCGCGACGAGTACCACTTTTTCCTGCACGGGCACCTGCGCCACCACTGCGTGATGGGCAACGACTACTACGTCACGAACGAGCACCTCGTGCACCCGAACGGCCAGACGGAGGCGAGCGGGGAGATCTTCGGGTACGCGGTGATCACCAGGCAGTACTACGCCCGCTACCGCCTGCCGGTCATGCACACCGAAACGAACCTGTGCCAGGGGCCGGCCGGGGACGAAGCGGTCCGCTGGCTGCGCAAGGCGTGGGCGAACGTGCTGCAGGTGCGCAATGACGGCCTGCCGGTGGTGGGCTTCACCTGGTACTCCCTGACCGATCAGGTGGACTGGGACACGGCGCTGCGTGAGAACAACGGGCGGGTTGGTGCGCTGGGGCTGTGCGACCTCAACCGCACGGTCCGCCCGGTGGGTGAAGCGTACAGGGCGCTGATTCAGGCGTGGCGCGCGGTGCTGCCCACCCAGAGCGTGGTGCTGTCCCTGCCGCTCGTTCCGCCCGGGGAGGGCGCGGATCAGAAGGCGTAG
- a CDS encoding spore photoproduct lyase family protein has translation MATRAPLDIRQIYADPRAAALPRGQAILRRFPQAQVTEVASHWNIPGLHGNAGLVRDWLRIKRQVLVLGVRTTLTMRPNGRSADFIAPGLANGCALACAYCYVPRHKGYANPITTFANIDDVLAALRRHSQALGPKGRANTVDPHAWVYDLGENSDLSVDALLSDNVRDLVTLFRTLPHAKASFATKYVNPDLLTYDPQGRTRVRFSLMPAAVARVVDVGTSSVPERLAAINDFVAAGYEVHLNFSPVIIFEGWTAAYTELFRQVDAALSPEAKRQLAAEVIFLTHHAGLHEVNLGWHPTAERLLWTPQWQETKQSESGGVNLRYRRGLKGKAVDRFTALLRKELPYCAVRYAF, from the coding sequence GTGGCCACGCGCGCGCCCCTCGACATCCGGCAGATCTACGCCGACCCCCGGGCGGCCGCGCTGCCCCGCGGCCAGGCGATCCTGCGCCGCTTTCCGCAGGCGCAGGTCACTGAAGTCGCGTCGCACTGGAATATTCCCGGACTGCACGGCAACGCCGGCCTCGTCCGGGACTGGCTGCGCATCAAACGTCAGGTGCTGGTGCTCGGCGTGCGCACAACCCTGACCATGCGGCCCAACGGCCGCAGCGCGGACTTCATCGCCCCTGGCCTCGCCAACGGCTGCGCGCTCGCCTGCGCGTACTGCTACGTGCCGCGCCACAAGGGCTACGCCAACCCCATCACCACCTTCGCCAACATCGACGACGTCCTCGCGGCCCTGCGCCGGCACAGTCAGGCCCTGGGTCCCAAGGGCAGGGCAAACACCGTCGACCCGCACGCGTGGGTCTACGACCTCGGGGAGAACAGCGACCTCAGCGTGGACGCCCTGCTCTCCGACAACGTCCGCGACCTCGTCACCCTCTTCCGGACCCTGCCGCACGCCAAAGCGTCGTTCGCCACCAAGTACGTCAATCCGGACCTGCTCACCTACGACCCGCAGGGCCGCACCCGCGTGCGCTTCTCCCTGATGCCCGCGGCTGTCGCGCGGGTCGTCGACGTCGGCACGTCCAGCGTGCCTGAGCGCCTCGCGGCCATCAACGATTTCGTGGCGGCCGGGTACGAGGTGCACCTCAACTTCTCCCCGGTGATCATTTTCGAAGGGTGGACCGCCGCGTACACCGAACTGTTCCGGCAGGTGGACGCCGCCCTGTCTCCGGAAGCAAAGCGGCAACTCGCGGCCGAGGTGATCTTCCTGACGCACCACGCCGGGCTGCACGAAGTGAACCTCGGCTGGCACCCGACAGCGGAGCGGCTGCTGTGGACCCCGCAGTGGCAGGAGACCAAACAGTCCGAGTCCGGCGGGGTGAACCTGCGCTACCGCCGGGGCCTCAAAGGCAAGGCCGTGGACCGCTTCACCGCGCTGCTCCGGAAGGAACTGCCGTACTGCGCCGTCCGCTACGCCTTCTGA
- a CDS encoding methyltransferase family protein has product MNSDWLSNPWLLLALVLSTVFFAFVWRSVAVWRQTGHNPYVLPADDTLQGFVGRSMAGLLGALLLGAFTLALVPGAAVHFAPFPWLGVRAVQAAGWSLMLLGLGLTLLAQAQMGHAWRIGLNDAVRTALVQRGLFARSRNPIFLAMRLNLLGLFLAVPNAWSLSLLVAGELLMGVQVRLEEAYLSRVHGPAYAAYQARVPRWL; this is encoded by the coding sequence ATGAATTCTGACTGGCTCTCCAACCCGTGGCTGTTGCTGGCCCTGGTGCTCAGCACTGTCTTCTTCGCGTTTGTGTGGCGCTCCGTGGCAGTCTGGCGCCAGACCGGGCACAACCCGTACGTCCTGCCGGCCGACGACACCCTCCAGGGGTTCGTGGGTCGTAGCATGGCCGGCCTCCTCGGCGCCCTGCTGCTCGGCGCCTTCACCCTGGCGCTGGTGCCGGGCGCCGCCGTTCACTTTGCTCCCTTTCCCTGGCTGGGCGTTCGCGCCGTTCAGGCCGCCGGCTGGAGTCTCATGCTGCTGGGCCTGGGCCTCACCCTGCTGGCCCAGGCCCAGATGGGCCACGCCTGGCGCATCGGTCTGAACGACGCCGTCCGGACGGCCCTCGTGCAGCGCGGCTTGTTCGCCCGCTCCCGCAACCCGATCTTCCTGGCCATGCGGCTGAACCTGCTGGGCCTGTTCCTGGCCGTGCCTAACGCCTGGAGCCTGAGTCTCCTCGTGGCCGGCGAGTTGCTGATGGGCGTGCAAGTGCGCCTGGAAGAAGCCTACCTCAGCCGGGTGCATGGCCCGGCGTACGCCGCGTACCAGGCCCGCGTGCCCCGCTGGCTGTAA
- a CDS encoding SDR family oxidoreductase, producing MSEEQTLPPQHQDERPGRETEMTPAPVYIKPTYRAANKLQGKAALVTGGDSGIGRAVAVHYAREGADVAIVYLNEHEDAKITQGLVEEAGRRCVLVAGDVGDEAFCQQAVEQTVRAFGRLDILVNNAAEQHPQEDLTDISAEQLERTFRTNIFGYFHMAKAALPHLGDGSTIINTTSVTHYKGSPELLDYASTKGAIVAFTRSLSMSVAERGIRVNGVAPGPIWTPLIPSTFPEDKVASFGADVPMKRPGQPAEVATCFVFLASDDSSYISGQVLHPNGGSVVNG from the coding sequence ATGAGTGAAGAGCAGACCCTGCCCCCGCAGCATCAGGATGAGCGCCCCGGACGTGAAACGGAGATGACGCCCGCGCCGGTCTACATCAAGCCGACGTACCGGGCGGCGAACAAGCTCCAGGGCAAAGCGGCCCTCGTGACTGGCGGTGACAGCGGCATCGGCCGGGCGGTGGCCGTGCACTACGCCCGGGAGGGCGCTGACGTGGCGATCGTGTACCTCAATGAGCATGAGGACGCGAAAATCACCCAGGGCCTCGTGGAGGAGGCCGGGCGGCGCTGCGTGCTGGTTGCCGGCGACGTCGGTGACGAGGCGTTCTGTCAGCAGGCGGTCGAGCAGACCGTCCGTGCGTTCGGCCGGCTGGACATCCTCGTGAACAACGCCGCCGAGCAGCACCCCCAGGAGGACCTCACGGACATCAGTGCCGAGCAGCTCGAACGGACGTTCAGGACGAACATCTTCGGGTACTTCCATATGGCCAAGGCGGCCCTGCCGCACCTGGGGGACGGGTCGACGATCATCAACACGACCTCCGTCACGCATTACAAGGGCAGCCCCGAGCTGCTGGACTACGCCTCCACGAAAGGCGCGATCGTGGCGTTCACCCGGTCGCTGTCCATGAGTGTCGCGGAGCGTGGCATTCGCGTGAACGGCGTGGCGCCCGGTCCGATCTGGACGCCGCTGATTCCTTCGACCTTCCCGGAGGACAAGGTCGCGTCCTTCGGGGCGGACGTGCCGATGAAACGCCCCGGGCAGCCGGCGGAGGTGGCCACCTGCTTCGTGTTTCTCGCGTCGGACGATTCGAGCTACATCAGCGGTCAGGTCCTGCATCCGAACGGCGGATCCGTCGTCAACGGCTGA
- a CDS encoding RecQ family zinc-binding domain-containing protein, translating to MNGTVDALDAAARAAEAQRHRRTFEQSRLDMMRGYAETGACRREYLLNYFGEAAPGPCAGCDNCAAVEGAGGPPACERPFDVGRRVTHRTLGAGTVVRCDEHAVTVLFDQQGYQQLALAVVLEGGLLDPEPAGA from the coding sequence ATGAACGGAACCGTGGACGCGCTGGACGCCGCGGCGCGCGCCGCTGAAGCTCAGCGGCACCGGCGGACATTCGAGCAGTCGCGGCTGGACATGATGCGCGGGTACGCTGAAACGGGCGCCTGCCGCCGGGAGTACCTGCTGAACTACTTCGGGGAGGCCGCTCCGGGGCCGTGCGCGGGCTGCGACAACTGCGCCGCCGTTGAGGGCGCCGGCGGCCCGCCGGCGTGTGAACGGCCCTTTGACGTGGGCCGCCGGGTCACGCACCGCACGCTGGGCGCCGGGACGGTGGTCCGGTGCGATGAGCACGCGGTGACGGTCCTGTTTGACCAGCAGGGTTACCAGCAGCTCGCGCTGGCAGTCGTGCTGGAAGGCGGACTGCTTGATCCGGAGCCGGCCGGAGCGTAG
- a CDS encoding CvpA family protein: MPDPLLPGLQVVTVTDGVIVAVVLLAAWRGARRGFLAGTLGLLWLVLPVLVALQFSGPVAGALAGSWSPTWTRPAAFVALFVLTGALTDSLGWALLGRLPRRAHAAPLNRLSGVLQGATTGVLTAGVVVAVLFTLPVPAGLQADLNRSRLAAPLWQGARLAGQAAGPVFGEALRALQPRRAPGRHVDLPFTVRDAPPAPLLEARMLELVNAARAKAGLPGLRADPALRAVARRHSADMFARGYFAHVNPDGASPFDRMKGAGVRYFTAGENLALAPTVGAAHVNLMNSPGHRANILGRRFGRVGIGIVDGGHRGVMVTQAFRN, translated from the coding sequence ATGCCTGATCCTCTTCTTCCTGGCTTGCAGGTGGTCACGGTGACGGACGGGGTCATCGTGGCGGTGGTGCTGCTTGCCGCGTGGAGGGGCGCGCGGCGCGGCTTTCTCGCAGGCACCCTCGGACTGCTGTGGCTGGTTCTGCCCGTGCTGGTCGCCCTGCAGTTCTCCGGCCCGGTGGCCGGCGCGCTGGCCGGGTCCTGGTCACCCACGTGGACCCGGCCGGCCGCGTTCGTGGCGCTGTTCGTCCTGACCGGCGCCCTCACCGACAGCCTCGGGTGGGCGCTGCTGGGCCGGCTGCCGAGGAGGGCGCACGCCGCGCCCCTCAACCGCCTGTCTGGCGTCCTGCAGGGGGCCACGACCGGCGTGCTGACCGCCGGGGTCGTAGTGGCGGTGCTCTTCACGCTGCCGGTGCCAGCCGGCCTTCAGGCGGATCTGAACCGGAGCCGGCTGGCTGCGCCGCTGTGGCAAGGCGCGCGGTTGGCCGGGCAGGCCGCCGGGCCGGTCTTCGGGGAGGCGCTGCGCGCCCTGCAGCCCAGGCGGGCGCCGGGCCGGCACGTCGACCTGCCGTTCACGGTTCGGGACGCGCCGCCGGCGCCCCTGCTGGAAGCGCGGATGCTTGAACTCGTGAATGCCGCCCGGGCAAAAGCCGGCCTGCCGGGGCTGCGGGCCGACCCGGCGCTGCGCGCCGTCGCGCGGCGGCACTCGGCGGACATGTTCGCCCGCGGGTACTTCGCTCATGTCAACCCGGACGGGGCCTCGCCGTTCGACCGCATGAAGGGCGCCGGCGTGCGGTACTTCACGGCCGGTGAGAACCTGGCCCTGGCGCCCACGGTCGGCGCGGCGCACGTCAACCTGATGAACTCACCGGGCCACCGGGCGAACATCCTGGGGCGGCGGTTCGGCCGCGTGGGAATCGGGATCGTGGACGGCGGTCACCGGGGCGTCATGGTAACGCAGGCCTTCAGGAACTGA